The sequence below is a genomic window from Anopheles cruzii unplaced genomic scaffold, idAnoCruzAS_RS32_06 scaffold03564_ctg1, whole genome shotgun sequence.
AGATATGGACGTCGTTCACTTTGGTGTTGTTGAGAGTGGTGGGCATGTGGATGTGGTTGGTGTTGTTCACGATCGCCGGAACCCGATATTGCACACTGTTGTCGAACTTCTCCGGATCTTCGTCGGTGGTTTCCGCTTGCAGGATAATGGTGCGATCGAGCTGCTTAAGGGCCGGCTGTCGGACCACCTTCAGTGGCTCCACCGGAATCAGTATCTCGAACGGTCGCACCGTCTGTAGCACCGGTTCCAGGGCGTTCACCTCGCGTGGAGCCACCGGTTCCCGCTTCTCACGCTGTCGCCGAGTGTCCTCGATGCACTGCCGGTACGTCTCATACTCGGTATCCGTGCACACCTTGTCCTCCACCTCGTTCAGGCCGCAAGGCACCGCATCGATGGATCGTGCCACACAGCACACTATGACTATCGTTACACCTAAAAGATTCATCtgaagaaaatcgaaccgaaacacTTTGAACCGTCAGTGAAAGGTGTCACAGGACCTGGTTTCGTGATGCGTTTAGTTCAGTCATCAATGCAGTGCGCGTAGCCTAGTAGCGAAATCATTTATCACATCCGGTGACTCAAAGCTGCCACACGAGTGTCAAAAATGTCACtaaataaaagaaaccaaaccGTTATCCTCGTTATCTCGGCCGGATTGCAAGGTACTTAGGCCGCGCACGCATATCGATCGAGGCTCAGATTGAGCAGAATCGACAGTTTATCACTTCATAGCAACTCTATCCACGGCTCTACCGTTGCGGACACTTTGGTTTCATCCTACCGATCTCTTGCTTTTGAAGATCCACAACCTTTCTTACTAACCGTGTGAGAGCAATGGACCGTTGGCCGCACAAATGTATGAATCTCTCCGCCTGCAGGTAGCCGAAGGGTTGGTTAATGACTGAAAGCCCACCTCAACGAGGAAGCGCGACAGCACGGCAGGAGCTACCTTCGGAATGCTTCTTATCAACCCGAAGCTTGCTATCACTTCCTAAAATAATATCTACCTTCTTTTATGGCTCTATTTTTCAACATGGTCCCGTTTCTAAGCAGTTTAGCAGTTGTAGCACACTTCCGAAAACGGTATGTCGCTGATGGCCAGGGCAAGTATGTTCAGGAAATTCCAATTCCTAAACGACGCAATCATAAGATCGCGGTAGTCGTAGTTCGTGATAACCTGTGGATCAAATAAGAAGTAGATATTAGTGATCCGTTGTTATTCTTGCGGATCAACATCACTCACCTCCCGGGAAATCATCTGCACATGTTTATTATTCGGATAACCAGCGGTTACAATGTTGTTCGAGTTGTCGATGGACATGAATTGCAGCGAACCTGTGTAGTCGACCAGGTTCGCTTCGAAATCCAGCACTACTGCGATTTCGTGCCACTTCAAGGATGCCGACACCGAAACTTCCGTGTCGAGAAGCGTCTCAGTGAAGCGCTGCATATCCAGGTCAATTGCGCCTATCTTGGCGACAAAC
It includes:
- the LOC128277045 gene encoding uncharacterized protein LOC128277045, yielding VDARGYFERVGKRVVDILETRYITGNSLSIGDYVAPINVSDKGIRIDGQVSFHSAFVAKIGAIDLDMQRFTETLLDTEVSVSASLKWHEIAVVLDFEANLVDYTGSLQFMSIDNSNNIVTAGYPNNKHVQMISREVITNYDYRDLMIASFRNWNFLNILALAISDIPFSEVCYNC